The following coding sequences lie in one Pungitius pungitius chromosome 18, fPunPun2.1, whole genome shotgun sequence genomic window:
- the cops4 gene encoding COP9 signalosome complex subunit 4 isoform X1 yields the protein MATDVRQELAQLMNSTGSHKDLAAKYRQILEKAIQFTDAEQLESLKAFVEAMVNENVSLVISRQLLTDFCTHLPNLPDATAKAVYHFTLEKIQPRVISFEEQVASIRQHLATIYEKEGDWRNAAQVLVGIPLETGQKQYNVDYKLDTYLKIARLYLEDDDPVQAEAYINRASLLQNESSNEQLQIHYKVCYARVLDFRRKFIEAAQRYNELSYKSIVHETERLEALKHALNCTILASAGQQRSRMLATLFKDERCQQLAAYGILEKMYLDRIIRGNQLQEFAAMLMPHQKATTADVCEVSLTGSSILDRAVIEHNLLSASKLYNNITFEELGALLEIPPAKAEKIASQMITEGRMNGFIDQIDSIVHFETREALPTWDKQIQSLCFQVNNLLEKIRAAAPEWAAQAMESQMTQ from the exons ATGGCGACCGATGTGAGGCAGGAGCTTGCACAGCTAATGAACTCCACTGGATCTCATAAAGATCTTGCGGCCAA ATATCGACAAATTTTGGAGAAGGCCATTCAGTTTACAGATGCAGAGCAGCTGGAGTCCTTGAAGGCCTTTGTTGAAGCAA TGGTTAATGAAAACGTCAGTCTCGTCATATCGAGACAGCTGCTCACAGATTTCTGCACACATCTTCCCAACCTGCCCGACGCCACAGCTAAAGCAGTGTATCACTTCACTTTGGAGAAGATTCAGCCCAGGGTCATCTCCTTTGAGGAACAG GTAGCTTCAATCAGACAGCACTTAGCAACCATTTATGAAAAGGAGGGAGACTGGAGGAACGCTGCTCAGGTTTTAGTGGGTATTCCCCTGGAAACAGGACAGAA GCAATACAATGTTGACTATAAGTTGGATACGTACCTGAAAATTGCCCGTCTCTACTTAGAGGATGATGATCCAGTGCAGGCGGAGGCATACATCAACAGAGCCTCATTGCTTCAGAATGAGTCCTCTAATGAACAGCTGCAGATACACTATAAG GTGTGCTATGCCAGAGTCCTGGACTTCAGGAGGAAGTTCATTGAAGCTGCACAAAGATACAACGAGCTGTCCTATAAGTCGATTGTCCACGAGACCGAACGCCTGGAGGCACTAAAACACGCCCTAAACTGCACCATCCTGGCTTCTGCAG gcCAGCAGCGTTCCCGTATGTTGGCCACTCTTTTTAAAGATGAGCGCTGTCAGCAGCTGGCTGCCTACGGTATTCTGGAGAAGATGTACCTGGACCGCATCATCAGAGGAAACCAGCTGCAGGAGTTTGCTGCCATGCTGATGCCTCACCAGAAAGCCACCACAGCAGATG TCTGTGAGGTTTCTCTTACAGGATCCAGCATCCTCGACCGAGCCGTGATTGAACACAACCTTTTGTCCGCTAGCAAACTCTATAACAACATCACCTTTGAAGAACTAGGAGCACTTTTAGAAATCCCCCCCGCCAAG GCGGAGAAGATCGCTTCTCAGATGATCACCGAAGGACGCATGAACGGCTTCATCGACCAGATCGACAGCATCGTCCACTTTGAGA cCCGCGAGGCCCTTCCCACCTGGGACAAACAGATCCAGTCTCTGTGTTTCCAGGTCAACAACCTCCTAGAAAAGATCCGCGCGGCCGCTCCCGAGTGGGCGGCGCAGGCGATGGAAAGCCAGATGAcccagtaa
- the LOC119226931 gene encoding placenta-specific gene 8 protein-like, with protein sequence MAVTRQPGSFAPSDFQTGLCDFCDDCGTCFYGLCCYTCLGCSIASDMDECCLCGLSMAIRSVYRTKYNIQGSLCGDFVAVGCCPLCATCQLKRDIDRRKEQGIF encoded by the exons atGGCTGTGACCCGCCAACCCGGCAGCTTCGCGCCCTCAGACTTCCAGACCGGCCTGTGCGACTTCTGCGACGACTGTGGAACct GCTTCTACGGGCTGTGCTGCTACACCTGCCTGGGCTGCTCCATCGCCAGCGACATGGACGAGTGCTGCCTGTGCGGCCTGAGCATGGCCATCCGCAGCGTGTACAGGACCAAGTACAACATCCAG gGCTCGCTGTGTGGCGACTTCGTGGCGGTCGGCTGCTGTCCGCTCTGCGCCACGTGCCAGCTGAAGAGAGACATCGACCGCAGGAAGGAGCAAGGCATCTTCTGA
- the cops4 gene encoding COP9 signalosome complex subunit 4 isoform X2 has translation MATDVRQELAQLMNSTGSHKDLAAKYRQILEKAIQFTDAEQLESLKAFVEAMVNENVSLVISRQLLTDFCTHLPNLPDATAKAVYHFTLEKIQPRVISFEEQVASIRQHLATIYEKEGDWRNAAQVLVGIPLETGQKQYNVDYKLDTYLKIARLYLEDDDPVQAEAYINRASLLQNESSNEQLQIHYKVCYARVLDFRRKFIEAAQRYNELSYKSIVHETERLEALKHALNCTILASAGQQRSRMLATLFKDERCQQLAAYGILEKMYLDRIIRGNQLQEFAAMLMPHQKATTADGSSILDRAVIEHNLLSASKLYNNITFEELGALLEIPPAKAEKIASQMITEGRMNGFIDQIDSIVHFETREALPTWDKQIQSLCFQVNNLLEKIRAAAPEWAAQAMESQMTQ, from the exons ATGGCGACCGATGTGAGGCAGGAGCTTGCACAGCTAATGAACTCCACTGGATCTCATAAAGATCTTGCGGCCAA ATATCGACAAATTTTGGAGAAGGCCATTCAGTTTACAGATGCAGAGCAGCTGGAGTCCTTGAAGGCCTTTGTTGAAGCAA TGGTTAATGAAAACGTCAGTCTCGTCATATCGAGACAGCTGCTCACAGATTTCTGCACACATCTTCCCAACCTGCCCGACGCCACAGCTAAAGCAGTGTATCACTTCACTTTGGAGAAGATTCAGCCCAGGGTCATCTCCTTTGAGGAACAG GTAGCTTCAATCAGACAGCACTTAGCAACCATTTATGAAAAGGAGGGAGACTGGAGGAACGCTGCTCAGGTTTTAGTGGGTATTCCCCTGGAAACAGGACAGAA GCAATACAATGTTGACTATAAGTTGGATACGTACCTGAAAATTGCCCGTCTCTACTTAGAGGATGATGATCCAGTGCAGGCGGAGGCATACATCAACAGAGCCTCATTGCTTCAGAATGAGTCCTCTAATGAACAGCTGCAGATACACTATAAG GTGTGCTATGCCAGAGTCCTGGACTTCAGGAGGAAGTTCATTGAAGCTGCACAAAGATACAACGAGCTGTCCTATAAGTCGATTGTCCACGAGACCGAACGCCTGGAGGCACTAAAACACGCCCTAAACTGCACCATCCTGGCTTCTGCAG gcCAGCAGCGTTCCCGTATGTTGGCCACTCTTTTTAAAGATGAGCGCTGTCAGCAGCTGGCTGCCTACGGTATTCTGGAGAAGATGTACCTGGACCGCATCATCAGAGGAAACCAGCTGCAGGAGTTTGCTGCCATGCTGATGCCTCACCAGAAAGCCACCACAGCAGATG GATCCAGCATCCTCGACCGAGCCGTGATTGAACACAACCTTTTGTCCGCTAGCAAACTCTATAACAACATCACCTTTGAAGAACTAGGAGCACTTTTAGAAATCCCCCCCGCCAAG GCGGAGAAGATCGCTTCTCAGATGATCACCGAAGGACGCATGAACGGCTTCATCGACCAGATCGACAGCATCGTCCACTTTGAGA cCCGCGAGGCCCTTCCCACCTGGGACAAACAGATCCAGTCTCTGTGTTTCCAGGTCAACAACCTCCTAGAAAAGATCCGCGCGGCCGCTCCCGAGTGGGCGGCGCAGGCGATGGAAAGCCAGATGAcccagtaa
- the lin54 gene encoding protein lin-54 homolog, protein MDVVSPELNSLLPDEIMDTEAIEDLPHSQPGGGGGAAQSQPSDDAPVPMETDTPAASEHLSLCSNAASAEHTKAPPPTSSGATLSISSGSQLPISISSTSSSSLLTLKPAMVTSLAATKTTDSLSGTSISTTGLQRLTPPFTISAANHQIILNKVASSQATEAAKSIGTQPQVFKQEGQKLLVTTIGKSGQPIMLQVAGSKPGVSQTLGDNKSPAPQFKVVTIGGRSELKQVVGSAGNQLTTLQGQQLKAVQIATKTPVSSAAPFKYIITKTVNSKGLSPQTSVSPVITGRVLTQTSPGIPSRTITLSEPLNSNMQSISGKKIAISPLKSPSKVTVVSVASPTSNATQRSMTLPVNVALGQQILTVQQSGSPVKLATGQNTAQNIKPVQSVTMGGVTGSQFKTIIPLGSQPNVQQIQVPGSRFHYVRLVTSTTASSLGHPSGPSTSSLQTAKPMVVSTGAARMSVPIVPAQPVKQMAPKPLASGAVVTTAQTQQRLIMPATPLPQIQPNFTNLPPGTVLAPAPGGGNVGYAVVPAQYVTQLQQTPFVTLASSSSFPAPAGVQTQARLPLNGLSPAETTSRPRKPCNCTKSQCLKLYCDCFANGEFCNNCNCNNCFNNLEHETERLKAIKTCLDRNPEAFKPKIGKGKQGESDRRHSKGCNCKRSGCLKNYCECYEAKIMCSSICKCIGCKNFEESPERKTLMHLADAAEVRVQQQTAAKTKLSSQISDLLMRTTPVISSGGGRLPYTFVTKEVLEATCECLLEQAKKAEQAHQPQVDAERMILEEFGHCLMRIINSAGKAKADCASINC, encoded by the exons ATGGATGTGGTGTCGCCGGAGCTCAACAGCCTCCTTCCTGATGAGATCATGGACACCGAGGCCATAGAGGACCTCCCTCACTCCCAgccaggcggcggcggcggcgcggccCAGTCGCAGCCCAGCGATGACGCGCCGGTCCCTATGGAAACGGATACTCCCGCTGCCTCGGAACATTTGAGCCTCTGTTCGAATGCCGCTTCGGCGGAGCACACgaaggctcccccccccacctcctcaggAGCCACACTCAGCATCAGCTCCGGAAGTCAGCTTCCCATCTCAATTTCCAGCACGTCGTCGTCCTCCCTTCTCACCCTCAAGCCAGCCATGGTTACTTCCCTAGCCGCGACTAAAACCACGGATAGTTTGAGCGGGACTAGTATCTCTACGACGGGGCTGCAGAGGCTCACGCCTCCGTTCACCATCTCCGCCGCCAACCACCAGATCATTCTCAACAAGGTGGCCTCGTCTCAAGCCACAGAAGCAGCGAAGTCCATCGGTACCCAGCCGCAGGTCTTCAAGCAGGAGGGACAGAAACTTTTGGTGACGACCATAGGAAAGTCGGGGCAACCGATAATGTTGCAGGTAGCCGGCAGCAAGCCGGGCGTCTCACAGACTTTAGGAGACAACAAGTCTCCAGCGCCGCAGTTCAAAGTGGTGACTATTGGTGGGAGGTCGGAGCTGAAGCAGGTGGTGGGGAGCGCTGGGAACCAGTTGACCACGTTACAGGGCCAGCAGCTGAAGGCCGTACAG ATTGCTACAAAGACCCCCGTATCCTCAGCTGCACCATTCAAGTATATCATCACCAAAACGGTCAACAGCAAAGGCCTCAGTCCTCAGACCTCGGTGTCCCCCGTGATCACCG GTCGGGTCCTGACTCAGACCTCCCCGGGGATCCCCTCAAGGACCATCACGCTGTCTGAGCCGCTCAACTCCAACATGCAAAGTATCTCCGGCAAAAAGATCGCCATTTCCCCCCTGAAGAGTCCCAGCAAG GTGACGGTGGTGTCCGTGGCGTCCCCGACCTCCAACGCCACTCAGAGATCGATGACGCTTCCCGTCAACGTGGCGCTCGGTCAGCAGATCCTCACGGTCCAGCAGTCTGGATCCCCGGTCAAGCTGGCCACCGGCCAAAACACGGCCCAG AACATCAAACCAGTGCAGTCTGTGACCATGGGAGGAGTCACCGGCTCCCAGTTCAAGACCATCATCCCGCTGGGCTCCCAGCCCAACGTGCAGCAGATCCAGGTCCCGGGCAGCAGGTTCCACTACGTCCGCCTGGTCACGTCGACCACGGCCAGCAGCTTGGGGCATCCCAGCGGTCCCAGTACCAGCTCCTTGCAGACAG CCAAACCCATGGTGGTCAGCACCGGAGCGGCCCGCATGTCTGTCCCCATCGTCCCTGCGCAGCCCGTCAAACAG ATGGCGCCGAAGCCCTTGGCCTCCGGCGCGGTGGTGACCACGGCTCAGACGCAGCAGCGCCTCATCATGCCGGCGACGCCGCTCCCGCAGATCCAGCCCAACTTCACCAACCTCCCCCCGGGTACCGTCCTGGCCCCGGCGCCGGGAGGAGGCAACGTGGGCTACGCGGTCGTCCCGGCGCAGTACGTCACTCAG CTCCAGCAGACGCCTTTCGTCACCCTCGCCAGCAGCTCCTCGTTCCCAGCGCCCGCCGGCGTCCAGACGCAGGCCCGACTGCCGCTCAACGG CTTGTCACCAGCAGAGACGACCTCCAGGCCGAGGAAGCCGTGCAACTGCACCAAGTCGCAGTGTCTCAAGCT atacTGCGACTGCTTCGCAAACGGCGAGTTCTGCAATAACTGCAACTGCAACAACTGCTTCAACAACCTGGAGCACGAGACGGAGCGACTCAAAGCCATcaag ACGTGTCTGGACCGAAACCCGGAGGCCTTCAAACCGAAGATCGGCAAAGGCAAGCAGGGCGAGTCGGACCGCCGGCACAGCAAAGGGTGCAACTGCAAGCGGTCGGGCTGCCTGAAGAACTACTGCGAGTGCTACGAG GCGAAGATCATGTGCTCGTCCATCTGCAAGTGCATCGGCTGCAAGAACTTCGAGGAGAGCCCCGAGCGGAAGACGCTGATGCACCTGGCGGACGCGGCGGAGGTGAGGGTCCAGCAGCAGACCGCCGCCAAGACCAAGCTGTCGTCGCAGATCTCCGACCTGCTGATGAGGACGACGCCCGTCATCTCCAGCGGGGGCGGCAG gttgCCGTACACGTTCGTAACAAAGGAGGTGCTGGAGGCGACGTGCGAGTGTCTGCTGGAGCAGGCCAAGAAGGCGGAGCAGGCTCACCAGCCTCAGGTGGATGCGGAGAGGATGATCCTGGAGGAGTTCGGACACTGCCTCATGAGGATAATCAACTCGGCGGGGAAAGCCAAAGCCGACTGTGCCTCCATCAACTGCTAG